The following are from one region of the Streptomyces fradiae genome:
- a CDS encoding bifunctional serine/threonine-protein kinase/ABC transporter substrate-binding protein: MSPAAQPGPQPAPTPQPGALQPLHSSDPSSIAGYRLLGRLGAGGMGVVYLGRTDTGELAAVKVTHADHADESHGADDADFRARFRREVAAARRVVSPWAVPVIGADPDAPEPWLATAFVPGPSLGEAVRAHGPLAERSVRILGGAVARALAAVHAAGLVHRDVKPGNVLLAVDGPRLIDFGIARATGETGLTSTDMVVGTPGFLAPEQAEARAAEIGPAADVFALGCLLAFAATGRPPFGTGSLDALLYRTVHDEPELADVPAALLGLVQRCLAKRPGERPTAEEIAGELTEDAPGAPADWLPAPVVATIAARSAAMLALPDIDPTAPGTGPAGPDAPPGPGRRRFLLLAGGAGTALLAAGGGAYAVLRQHEDTDGKHPAPGPRTTWSIGVLADLSGPAREIGRAQERGARLAVERFNAEHQGKPFTLELKVSDDRGDSAGALAAARRLTSDPSVLAVLGPTSDDTGIAALPAFQEAGVPLLTVSAGYNRFTVDGGGPPNSTVLRAIPNHFMAGTYLAWSATLLPRIRRPGVLQERTDSQYSWQYTKGVGFGFEYAGITPHYRVVPGRAVDYRRIIGEMTDAGIDAYVHNGVRSTAVLAARALDQLGFTGPRFAGQHVFGTAFLKEAGPAAEGWFVCAPVVDPVRRAADPKEKPADRRRTQDFLDAHSKRYGTTPAFYTGEAYDVVNLTTTWLATSAAKSPPTRKGLWQALRKQKYTGAMGGYRFGDNGELTGVGTFLYGVQNGAYKYLGPAPADVKTPTGKPTPTKTDTSKKA, from the coding sequence GTGAGCCCTGCGGCCCAGCCCGGCCCCCAGCCTGCCCCCACCCCCCAGCCCGGCGCGCTCCAGCCGCTCCACTCCTCCGACCCGTCGTCGATCGCCGGGTACCGCCTCCTCGGGCGGCTCGGCGCCGGTGGCATGGGCGTGGTCTACCTCGGGCGCACCGACACCGGCGAACTCGCCGCAGTGAAGGTCACCCACGCCGACCACGCCGACGAGTCCCACGGGGCCGACGACGCCGACTTCCGGGCCCGCTTCCGCCGCGAGGTGGCGGCCGCGCGCCGGGTGGTCAGCCCCTGGGCCGTGCCGGTCATCGGCGCCGACCCCGACGCGCCGGAGCCGTGGCTGGCCACCGCCTTCGTGCCCGGCCCGTCCCTCGGCGAGGCCGTCCGCGCGCACGGGCCGCTGGCCGAGCGGAGCGTACGGATCCTCGGCGGCGCCGTCGCCCGCGCGCTCGCCGCCGTCCACGCGGCCGGGCTCGTGCACCGGGACGTGAAGCCCGGCAACGTGCTGCTCGCCGTCGACGGCCCGCGCCTCATCGACTTCGGCATCGCCCGGGCCACCGGCGAGACCGGGCTGACCTCCACCGACATGGTCGTCGGCACCCCCGGCTTCCTCGCCCCCGAGCAGGCCGAGGCCCGCGCCGCCGAGATCGGGCCCGCCGCCGACGTCTTCGCCCTCGGCTGTCTGCTCGCCTTCGCCGCCACCGGCCGCCCGCCGTTCGGTACGGGCTCCCTGGACGCGCTCCTGTACCGCACCGTGCACGACGAGCCCGAACTCGCCGACGTACCAGCCGCGTTGCTCGGCCTCGTACAACGGTGTCTGGCCAAACGGCCCGGCGAGCGGCCCACCGCGGAGGAGATCGCCGGGGAGCTCACCGAGGACGCCCCCGGCGCCCCCGCCGACTGGCTGCCCGCGCCCGTCGTCGCCACCATCGCCGCCCGCTCGGCGGCCATGCTGGCGCTCCCCGACATCGACCCGACCGCACCCGGCACGGGCCCGGCGGGCCCCGACGCCCCGCCGGGGCCCGGCAGGCGCCGCTTCCTGCTGCTCGCCGGTGGCGCCGGTACGGCTCTGCTCGCGGCGGGCGGCGGAGCGTACGCCGTGCTCAGGCAGCACGAAGACACCGACGGGAAGCACCCCGCACCCGGGCCCCGCACCACCTGGTCCATCGGCGTCCTCGCCGACCTCTCCGGCCCCGCCCGGGAGATCGGCCGGGCCCAGGAGCGCGGCGCCCGGCTCGCCGTCGAGCGGTTCAACGCCGAGCACCAGGGCAAGCCCTTCACCCTCGAACTCAAGGTCTCCGACGACCGCGGGGACAGCGCCGGCGCCCTCGCCGCCGCCCGCCGGCTCACCTCCGACCCCTCCGTGCTCGCCGTGCTCGGCCCCACCTCCGACGACACCGGCATCGCCGCGCTCCCCGCCTTCCAGGAGGCCGGCGTGCCGCTGCTCACCGTCTCGGCGGGCTACAACCGTTTCACCGTGGACGGGGGCGGCCCGCCCAACTCGACCGTGCTGCGCGCCATCCCGAACCACTTCATGGCGGGCACCTATCTCGCCTGGTCCGCGACGCTGCTGCCGCGGATCCGCCGCCCCGGCGTCCTCCAGGAACGCACCGACTCCCAGTACAGCTGGCAGTACACCAAGGGCGTCGGCTTCGGCTTCGAGTACGCCGGCATCACGCCGCACTACCGGGTGGTCCCCGGCCGGGCCGTCGACTACCGCCGGATCATCGGCGAGATGACCGACGCCGGCATCGACGCGTACGTCCACAACGGCGTCCGCTCCACCGCCGTGCTCGCCGCCCGCGCGCTCGACCAACTCGGCTTCACCGGGCCCCGGTTCGCCGGCCAGCACGTCTTCGGGACGGCATTCCTGAAGGAGGCCGGACCCGCCGCCGAGGGCTGGTTCGTCTGCGCGCCCGTCGTCGACCCCGTCCGGCGGGCCGCCGACCCCAAGGAGAAGCCCGCCGACCGCAGGCGCACCCAGGACTTCCTCGACGCCCACAGTAAGCGCTACGGCACCACCCCGGCCTTCTACACCGGCGAGGCCTACGACGTGGTGAACCTGACCACGACCTGGCTCGCCACGAGCGCCGCCAAGAGCCCGCCCACCCGCAAGGGCCTGTGGCAGGCCCTGCGCAAGCAGAAGTACACCGGCGCCATGGGCGGCTACCGGTTCGGCGACAACGGCGAGCTGACCGGCGTCGGCACCTTCCTGTACGGCGTGCAGAACGGGGCCTACAAGTACCTCGGCCCCGCACCCGCGGACGTCAAAACGCCCACCGGCAAGCCCACGCCCACCAAGACCGACACGTCCAAGAAGGCCTGA
- a CDS encoding bifunctional serine/threonine-protein kinase/ABC transporter substrate-binding protein: MQPLKKADPSAIAGYRLLGRLGAGGMGVVYLARSAGGALAALKLIRAEHAADPAFRARFRREAATAERITGRWVVRVLGADPEAREPWLATEYVPGPSLAEAVGLHGALPEPTVRALGARLAAALDGMHGAGLVHRDVKPGNVLLALDGPRLIDFGIARVSGATALTATDAMIGTPGFLAPEQARVTGAGEVGPAADVFSLGCVLAYALTGRRPFGTGAVAAVVFRTVHEEPDLDDVPDTLLPLVTACLAKDAADRPTAAEVRDALGPYEGSNEGNEGNDSNEGYESPAAGDWLPPGLPALIAQRSSRVLDLPVADPTVLNPEAPQGTSRRRLLVLGATGAVAATGGLTAWLLGRDPTGSGTGSGTGGGTGAPRAAYTVGVLTDLSGPGAADGRGQERGLRLAAETFNARPDRPFDLVLKVTDDGGDPRRAAAGARALLRDPALVAVLGPTTTATAIAAADALVDAKVSVLSVVASVPEGEIRGQAPDMRTYFEPRPYPDVMIVPFGRWLSDHGRGRTAVIEDRAAGAYSWLAARSITNSPPAGGTVTVHRVAADSEDFGPAVRAALATSPTGVMHVGTSPRRAALCAKALRQQGYRGPCGSVEPALGPEFLAVAGPAAEGWYFGTGYTDPDTVPAAKEFAAAYRRRWRLAATDPVDRFAVESYDALFWTGQALRSAAKWNAERPGAAVWSAFLKDDAVYRGVARSYDARANNTSEAQLQGLFLWRISSGRPRCLGPYAEAAKRD; this comes from the coding sequence ATGCAGCCGCTCAAGAAGGCCGACCCCTCCGCCATCGCCGGCTACCGCCTCCTGGGGCGGCTCGGCGCCGGCGGCATGGGCGTGGTCTACCTGGCCCGGTCCGCCGGCGGCGCGCTCGCCGCGCTCAAGCTCATCCGGGCCGAGCATGCCGCCGACCCCGCCTTCCGGGCCCGCTTCCGCCGCGAGGCGGCCACCGCCGAGCGGATCACCGGCCGCTGGGTGGTCCGGGTCCTGGGCGCCGACCCGGAGGCCCGGGAGCCCTGGCTGGCCACCGAGTACGTGCCGGGGCCCTCGCTCGCCGAGGCGGTCGGGCTGCACGGCGCACTGCCCGAGCCCACCGTCCGCGCCCTCGGCGCCCGGCTCGCCGCCGCCCTCGACGGCATGCATGGGGCCGGGCTCGTCCACCGGGACGTCAAGCCCGGCAACGTCCTCCTCGCCCTCGACGGACCGCGCCTCATCGACTTCGGCATCGCCCGGGTCAGCGGCGCCACCGCGCTCACCGCCACCGACGCGATGATCGGCACCCCCGGCTTCCTCGCCCCCGAACAGGCCCGGGTGACCGGCGCGGGCGAGGTCGGCCCGGCCGCCGACGTCTTCTCGCTCGGCTGCGTCCTCGCGTACGCGCTGACCGGCCGCCGCCCCTTCGGCACGGGCGCGGTGGCCGCGGTCGTGTTCCGCACCGTCCACGAGGAACCCGACCTCGACGACGTACCGGACACCCTGCTCCCGCTGGTCACCGCCTGCCTCGCCAAGGACGCCGCCGACCGGCCGACCGCCGCCGAGGTGCGGGACGCCCTCGGCCCGTACGAGGGCAGCAACGAGGGCAACGAGGGCAACGACAGCAACGAGGGCTACGAGAGCCCGGCGGCGGGCGACTGGCTGCCGCCCGGTCTGCCCGCGCTGATCGCCCAGCGTTCGTCACGGGTCCTGGACCTGCCGGTCGCCGACCCGACGGTGCTCAACCCCGAGGCGCCACAGGGGACTTCGCGCCGCCGCCTCCTCGTCCTCGGCGCGACCGGGGCCGTCGCGGCCACCGGCGGCCTCACCGCCTGGCTGCTCGGCCGCGACCCCACCGGATCGGGAACCGGCAGCGGCACCGGCGGTGGTACGGGGGCGCCCAGGGCGGCGTACACGGTCGGTGTCCTCACCGACCTCAGCGGCCCCGGCGCGGCGGACGGGCGCGGCCAGGAACGCGGGCTCCGCCTCGCCGCGGAGACCTTCAACGCCCGCCCGGACCGGCCCTTCGACCTGGTGCTCAAGGTGACGGACGACGGCGGAGACCCGCGGCGGGCCGCCGCCGGGGCCCGTGCCCTCCTCCGGGACCCGGCCCTGGTCGCCGTGCTCGGCCCGACCACCACCGCGACGGCGATCGCCGCGGCGGACGCGCTCGTCGACGCGAAGGTGTCGGTGCTCAGCGTGGTGGCGTCGGTCCCCGAGGGGGAGATCCGGGGCCAGGCGCCGGACATGCGCACGTACTTCGAACCGCGGCCCTACCCCGACGTGATGATCGTGCCCTTCGGGCGCTGGCTCAGCGACCACGGACGCGGCCGCACCGCCGTCATCGAGGACCGCGCGGCCGGCGCCTACAGCTGGCTCGCCGCCCGGAGCATCACGAACTCGCCGCCCGCCGGCGGCACCGTCACCGTGCACCGGGTGGCAGCCGACAGCGAGGACTTCGGCCCGGCGGTCCGGGCCGCGCTCGCGACCTCCCCGACGGGCGTGATGCACGTGGGGACGTCGCCGCGCCGGGCCGCCCTGTGCGCCAAGGCGCTGCGGCAGCAGGGATACCGGGGCCCGTGCGGAAGCGTCGAGCCCGCGCTCGGGCCGGAGTTCCTCGCCGTCGCCGGACCGGCCGCCGAGGGCTGGTACTTCGGGACGGGCTACACCGATCCCGACACGGTCCCGGCCGCGAAGGAGTTCGCCGCCGCGTACCGCAGGCGCTGGCGGCTCGCGGCCACGGACCCGGTCGACCGGTTCGCGGTGGAGTCGTACGACGCCCTGTTCTGGACGGGGCAGGCGCTGCGCAGCGCCGCGAAGTGGAACGCGGAGCGCCCGGGCGCGGCGGTCTGGAGCGCGTTCCTGAAGGACGACGCGGTGTACCGCGGGGTGGCCAGGTCCTACGACGCCCGCGCCAACAACACCTCGGAGGCCCAGCTCCAAGGGCTGTTCCTGTGGCGGATCAGCTCCGGAAGGCCCCGCTGCCTCGGCCCGTACGCCGAGGCAGCGAAGCGCGACTGA
- a CDS encoding 2-oxoacid:ferredoxin oxidoreductase subunit beta: protein MKDFKSDQEVRWCPGCGDYAVLAAVQGFMPELGLAKENIVFVSGIGCSSRFPYYMNTYGMHSIHGRAPAIATGLATSRRDLSVWVVTGDGDALSIGGNHLIHALRRNVNLKILLFNNRIYGLTKGQYSPTSELGKITKSTPMGSLDAPFNPVSLALGAEASFVARTVDSDRKHLTSVLRQAAEHNGTALVEIYQNCNIFNDGAFEVLKDNEQAKEAVIRLEHGQPIRFGAELDKGVVRDPATGDLRVVTVTPENEPQVLVHDAHSTSPTTAFALSRLADPDTLHQTPIGVFRSVERPVYDTLMAEQLEKAVEQQGKGDLAQLLTGKDTWTVVG from the coding sequence ATGAAGGACTTCAAGTCCGACCAGGAGGTCCGCTGGTGCCCCGGCTGCGGCGACTACGCCGTCCTGGCCGCCGTGCAGGGCTTCATGCCGGAACTCGGCCTGGCGAAGGAGAACATCGTCTTCGTCTCCGGCATCGGCTGCTCGTCCCGCTTCCCGTACTACATGAACACCTACGGGATGCACTCCATCCACGGCCGCGCCCCGGCCATCGCCACCGGTCTCGCGACCTCGCGCCGCGACCTGTCGGTGTGGGTGGTCACCGGTGACGGCGACGCGCTGTCCATCGGCGGCAATCACCTCATCCACGCCCTGCGCCGCAACGTCAACCTGAAGATCCTGCTGTTCAACAACCGGATCTACGGCCTCACCAAGGGCCAGTACAGCCCCACCTCGGAGCTCGGCAAGATCACCAAGTCGACCCCGATGGGCTCGCTCGACGCGCCCTTCAACCCGGTGTCCCTTGCGCTCGGCGCCGAGGCCTCCTTCGTGGCCCGGACGGTCGACTCCGACCGCAAGCACCTCACCTCGGTGCTGCGCCAGGCCGCCGAGCACAACGGCACGGCACTGGTGGAGATCTACCAGAACTGCAACATCTTCAACGACGGCGCCTTCGAGGTCCTCAAGGACAACGAGCAGGCCAAGGAGGCCGTCATCCGCCTGGAGCACGGGCAGCCGATCCGCTTCGGCGCCGAGCTCGACAAGGGCGTGGTCCGCGACCCGGCCACCGGCGACCTCCGCGTCGTGACGGTGACCCCGGAGAACGAGCCGCAGGTCCTCGTCCACGACGCCCACTCCACCTCCCCGACGACCGCCTTCGCGCTGTCCCGGCTCGCCGACCCCGACACCCTCCACCAGACGCCCATCGGGGTGTTCCGGTCGGTGGAGCGGCCGGTGTACGACACGCTGATGGCGGAGCAGTTGGAGAAGGCCGTCGAGCAGCAGGGCAAGGGCGACCTGGCACAGCTGCTCACGGGCAAGGACACCTGGACGGTGGTGGGCTGA
- a CDS encoding 2-oxoacid:acceptor oxidoreductase subunit alpha, with the protein MTSQVSSEAGEALVGEQRSAPTTAEHGAAKEVRRLDRVIIRFAGDSGDGMQLTGDRFTSETASFGNDLSTLPNFPAEIRAPAGTLPGVSSFQLHFADHDILTPGDAPNVLVAMNPAALKANIGDVPRGGEIIVNTDEFAKRAMAKVGYETSPLEDGSLSGYHVHPVPLTTLTVEALKDFGLSRKEAERSKNMFALGLLSWMYHRPTEGTEAFLRSKFAKKPEIAEANVAAFRAGWNFGETTEDFAVSYEVAPATRAFPTGTYRNISGNLALSYGLVAASRQADLPLYLGSYPITPASDILHELSKHKNFGVRTFQAEDEIAGIGAALGAAFGGSLAVTTTSGPGVALKSETIGLAVSLELPLLIVDIQRGGPSTGLPTKTEQADLLQAMYGRNGEAPVPIVAPKTPADCFDAALDAARIALTYRTPVFLLSDGYLANGSEPWRIPDPDELPDLTTTFATGPNHTLADGTEVFWPYKRDPETLARPWALPGTPGLEHRIGGIEKQDGTGNISYDPANHDFMVRTRQAKIDGIEVPDIEVDDPDDANTLVLGWGSTYGPITAAVRRLRRAGHPIAQAHLRHLNPFPSNLGEVLKRYEKVVVPEMNLGQLATLVRAKYLVDARSHNQVNGMPFKAEQLAAALKEVIDE; encoded by the coding sequence GTGACCAGCCAGGTCAGCAGCGAGGCCGGTGAGGCCCTGGTCGGGGAGCAGCGCAGTGCTCCGACGACGGCCGAGCACGGCGCCGCGAAGGAAGTCCGCCGGCTCGACCGGGTGATCATCCGCTTCGCGGGTGACTCCGGTGACGGCATGCAGCTCACGGGTGACCGGTTCACCTCGGAGACGGCGTCCTTCGGGAACGACCTCTCCACGCTGCCGAACTTCCCCGCGGAGATCCGCGCCCCCGCCGGCACGCTGCCGGGCGTGTCCTCGTTCCAGCTGCACTTCGCCGACCACGACATCCTGACCCCGGGCGACGCGCCGAACGTCCTGGTCGCGATGAACCCGGCCGCGCTGAAGGCCAACATCGGGGACGTGCCGCGCGGCGGCGAGATCATCGTCAACACCGACGAGTTCGCCAAGCGCGCCATGGCCAAGGTGGGATACGAGACCTCCCCCCTGGAGGACGGCTCGCTCTCCGGCTACCACGTGCACCCGGTGCCGCTCACCACCCTCACCGTGGAGGCCCTGAAGGACTTCGGGCTCTCCCGGAAGGAGGCCGAGCGGAGCAAGAACATGTTCGCGCTCGGGCTGCTCTCCTGGATGTACCACCGGCCCACCGAGGGCACCGAGGCCTTCCTGCGGAGCAAGTTCGCGAAGAAGCCCGAGATCGCCGAGGCCAACGTGGCCGCCTTCCGGGCCGGCTGGAACTTCGGCGAGACCACCGAGGACTTCGCCGTCTCCTACGAGGTGGCCCCGGCCACCCGGGCCTTCCCCACCGGCACGTACCGCAACATCTCGGGGAACCTGGCCCTCTCGTACGGCCTGGTCGCCGCGTCCCGCCAGGCGGACCTGCCGCTCTACCTCGGCTCGTACCCGATCACCCCGGCCTCGGACATCCTGCACGAGCTGAGCAAGCACAAGAACTTCGGTGTGCGCACCTTCCAGGCCGAGGACGAGATCGCCGGCATCGGCGCCGCGCTCGGCGCGGCCTTCGGCGGCTCGCTCGCCGTGACCACCACCTCCGGCCCGGGCGTGGCGCTCAAGTCGGAGACCATCGGACTCGCCGTCTCCCTCGAACTGCCGCTGCTGATCGTCGACATCCAGCGCGGCGGCCCGTCCACCGGTCTGCCCACCAAGACCGAGCAGGCCGACCTGCTGCAGGCCATGTACGGGCGCAACGGCGAGGCCCCGGTGCCGATCGTGGCCCCGAAGACCCCGGCCGACTGCTTCGACGCGGCGCTCGACGCGGCCCGGATCGCGCTCACCTACCGGACCCCGGTGTTCCTGCTCTCCGACGGCTACCTGGCCAACGGCTCCGAGCCCTGGCGGATCCCGGACCCGGACGAACTCCCGGACCTCACCACGACGTTCGCCACCGGCCCGAACCACACGCTCGCCGACGGCACCGAGGTCTTCTGGCCGTACAAGCGCGACCCGGAGACCCTGGCCCGCCCGTGGGCGCTGCCCGGCACCCCCGGACTCGAGCACCGCATCGGCGGCATCGAGAAGCAGGACGGCACCGGCAACATCTCGTACGACCCGGCCAACCACGACTTCATGGTCCGCACCCGGCAGGCCAAGATCGACGGCATCGAGGTGCCCGACATCGAGGTCGACGACCCGGACGACGCGAACACCCTGGTGCTCGGCTGGGGCTCCACGTACGGGCCGATCACCGCCGCCGTACGCCGGCTGCGCCGCGCCGGCCACCCCATCGCCCAGGCGCACCTGCGGCACCTCAACCCGTTCCCGAGCAACCTCGGGGAGGTTCTCAAGCGGTACGAGAAGGTCGTCGTCCCCGAGATGAACCTGGGCCAGCTCGCCACCCTCGTACGGGCGAAGTACCTCGTCGACGCCCGCAGCCACAACCAGGTCAACGGAATGCCGTTCAAGGCCGAGCAGCTCGCCGCGGCCCTCAAGGAGGTCATCGATGAGTGA
- a CDS encoding response regulator transcription factor, with translation MRVVIAEDSVLLREGLTRLLTDLGHEVVAGVGDGEALVKTVSDLAGEGALPDVVVADVRMPPTHTDEGVRAAVRLRKEHPGLGVLVLSQYVEEQYATELLAGSSTGVGYLLKDRVAEVREFVDAVVRVARGGTALDPEVVAQLLGRSRKQDVLAGLTPREREVLGLMAEGRTNSAIAKQLVVSDGAVEKHISNIFLKLGLSPSDGDHRRVLAVLTYLNS, from the coding sequence GTGCGCGTGGTGATCGCCGAGGACTCGGTGCTGCTGCGCGAGGGTCTGACGCGGCTCCTCACCGATCTGGGGCACGAGGTCGTGGCCGGGGTCGGGGACGGCGAGGCGCTGGTGAAGACGGTGTCCGACCTGGCGGGCGAGGGCGCGCTGCCGGACGTGGTGGTCGCCGACGTACGGATGCCGCCGACGCACACCGACGAAGGGGTACGGGCGGCGGTGCGGCTGCGGAAGGAGCACCCGGGGCTCGGGGTCCTGGTCCTGTCGCAGTACGTGGAGGAGCAGTACGCCACGGAGCTGCTTGCCGGTTCGAGCACCGGGGTGGGGTATCTGCTCAAGGACCGGGTGGCCGAGGTCCGGGAGTTCGTGGACGCGGTGGTACGGGTGGCCAGGGGCGGCACGGCCCTCGACCCGGAGGTCGTGGCGCAGCTGCTCGGCCGCAGCCGCAAGCAGGACGTGCTCGCGGGGTTGACGCCGCGCGAGCGGGAGGTCCTGGGCCTCATGGCGGAGGGGCGCACGAATTCGGCCATCGCGAAGCAGCTGGTGGTGAGCGACGGCGCGGTCGAGAAGCACATCAGCAACATCTTCCTGAAGCTGGGGCTCTCGCCGAGCGACGGGGACCACCGCCGGGTGCTCGCCGTACTGACCTATCTCAACTCGTAG
- a CDS encoding sensor histidine kinase, which yields MATHRLPAGLRAPFEGRTWRELGYVLTGFPLSVLYFCLAVSLVSTGAGLLVTFLGIPVLAGALAMCRGFGAVERARARGMLGLDVAAPEPARGKTGGALSWMGATLKSGASWRHLLYALLHFPWAVFTFSVTVALWSWGWSLFTYPLWQWVLPMYAGQAGLQIYGDEAHSVYLNSPFEIAVTSLVGLVFVLVGPWVLRGMVAVDRLMVAGLLGPSRLATRVTELESDRGVVVDTAAADLRRIERDLHDGAQARLVALAMDLGLAKEKLAGDPLAAAVMVDEAHGEVKLALQELRDLARGIHPAVLTDRGLDAALSALAARSTVPVSVEVDLPKRPAAAIEGIAYFTVSELLQNVSKHSRARRAWVDVWRSQERLMIQVRDDGVGGADPAAGSGLAGLTERLDAVDGVLAVDSPAGGPTTVTAEIPWRR from the coding sequence ATGGCCACCCACCGCCTGCCCGCCGGCCTCCGCGCCCCCTTCGAAGGACGCACCTGGCGCGAGCTGGGCTACGTCCTGACCGGCTTCCCGCTGAGCGTCCTCTACTTCTGTCTCGCCGTGTCCCTGGTGTCGACCGGTGCCGGGCTGCTCGTCACCTTCCTCGGCATCCCCGTCCTGGCCGGCGCGCTCGCGATGTGCCGCGGGTTCGGGGCCGTGGAGCGGGCGCGGGCGCGCGGGATGCTCGGGCTCGACGTGGCGGCGCCGGAGCCGGCCCGGGGGAAGACCGGGGGCGCGCTGTCCTGGATGGGCGCGACGCTGAAGAGCGGGGCGTCCTGGCGGCATCTGCTCTACGCGCTGCTGCACTTCCCGTGGGCGGTGTTCACGTTCTCGGTGACGGTGGCGCTGTGGTCGTGGGGCTGGAGCCTGTTCACGTATCCGCTGTGGCAGTGGGTGCTCCCGATGTACGCCGGGCAGGCCGGGCTGCAGATCTACGGGGACGAGGCGCACTCCGTCTATCTGAACTCGCCCTTCGAGATCGCCGTGACGAGTCTGGTGGGCCTGGTCTTCGTGCTGGTCGGGCCGTGGGTCCTGCGCGGCATGGTGGCGGTGGACCGGCTCATGGTGGCCGGGCTGCTCGGGCCGTCGCGGCTGGCCACCCGGGTGACGGAGCTGGAGTCGGACCGGGGCGTGGTCGTGGACACGGCCGCAGCCGACCTGCGGCGCATCGAGCGCGACCTGCACGACGGCGCGCAGGCCCGGCTCGTGGCCCTGGCCATGGATCTGGGGCTCGCGAAGGAGAAGCTGGCCGGGGATCCGCTGGCCGCGGCGGTGATGGTCGACGAGGCGCACGGCGAGGTGAAGCTCGCCCTCCAGGAGCTGCGTGACCTCGCTCGCGGCATCCACCCGGCGGTCCTCACCGACCGCGGTCTGGACGCGGCGCTGTCGGCGCTGGCCGCCCGGTCGACCGTGCCGGTGTCGGTGGAGGTGGACCTGCCGAAGCGGCCGGCCGCGGCGATCGAGGGCATCGCGTACTTCACGGTGTCCGAGCTGCTGCAGAACGTGTCCAAGCACTCCCGGGCACGGCGGGCGTGGGTGGACGTGTGGCGGTCGCAGGAGCGGCTGATGATCCAGGTGCGGGACGACGGCGTCGGCGGCGCCGACCCGGCGGCCGGCAGCGGCCTGGCCGGTCTCACCGAGCGGCTCGACGCGGTCGACGGGGTGCTCGCCGTCGACTCCCCGGCCGGCGGCCCGACCACGGTCACCGCCGAGATCCCGTGGCGCCGCTGA
- a CDS encoding sensor histidine kinase translates to MSSLNDTPPPPASLAYGRHTWKEVAHLLADLPCALAGFVYAVVTIALGVGLSVTVIGLPLLALGLAGARGMAGAERARARGLLGVHVERPSRLPHRDGFLPWLWAQLKDPVAWRSQLYGFIRLPWGVLTFTVTLVSLIVLWPVLPFVARGLGNVDRAMVRGLLSPSDELERRIAELESDRGVVVDTAAADLRRIERDLHDGAQARLVALAMGLGLAKEKLLDDPEAAAAMVDEAHGEVKLALQELRDLARGIHPAVLTDRGLDAALSAVAARCTVPVKVSVDLPERPAEAIEGIAYFTVSELLQNVSKHARARSAAVDVWRTEERLMLQVRDDGAGGADPAAGSGLAGLGERLGAVDGVLAVDSPAGGPTVVTAELPWRDRDRDRPAAS, encoded by the coding sequence ATGAGCAGCCTCAACGACACCCCGCCGCCGCCCGCCAGCCTCGCCTACGGCCGGCACACCTGGAAGGAGGTCGCGCACCTCCTCGCCGATCTGCCGTGCGCGCTGGCCGGGTTCGTGTACGCGGTGGTGACGATCGCCCTCGGCGTGGGCCTGTCCGTCACCGTCATCGGCCTGCCGCTCCTCGCGCTCGGCCTGGCCGGGGCGCGCGGCATGGCCGGCGCGGAACGGGCCCGGGCCCGCGGGCTGCTCGGCGTGCACGTGGAGCGGCCGAGCCGGCTGCCGCACCGGGACGGGTTCCTGCCGTGGCTGTGGGCGCAGCTGAAGGACCCGGTGGCGTGGCGCAGCCAGCTGTACGGGTTCATCCGGCTGCCCTGGGGCGTGCTCACCTTCACCGTGACCCTGGTGTCGCTGATCGTGCTGTGGCCGGTGCTGCCCTTCGTGGCGCGCGGGCTCGGCAACGTCGACCGGGCGATGGTGCGCGGGCTGCTCTCCCCCTCCGACGAGCTGGAACGGCGCATCGCCGAGCTGGAGTCGGACCGGGGGGTGGTGGTCGACACCGCCGCCGCCGACCTGCGGCGCATCGAGCGCGACCTGCACGACGGCGCGCAGGCCCGGCTCGTGGCCCTGGCCATGGGGCTCGGCCTCGCCAAGGAGAAGCTGCTCGACGACCCGGAGGCCGCCGCCGCGATGGTCGACGAGGCGCACGGCGAGGTGAAGCTCGCACTCCAGGAGCTCCGCGACCTCGCCCGTGGCATCCACCCGGCGGTCCTCACCGACCGCGGTCTCGACGCGGCGCTCTCGGCGGTCGCCGCCCGCTGCACGGTGCCGGTGAAGGTCTCCGTCGACCTGCCCGAACGGCCCGCCGAGGCGATCGAGGGCATCGCCTACTTCACCGTCTCCGAGCTGCTGCAGAACGTCTCCAAGCACGCCCGCGCCCGGTCCGCCGCCGTGGACGTGTGGCGGACGGAGGAGCGGCTGATGCTGCAGGTACGGGACGACGGCGCCGGCGGCGCCGACCCGGCCGCCGGCAGCGGCCTCGCGGGGCTCGGCGAGCGGCTCGGCGCGGTCGACGGGGTCCTGGCCGTCGACTCCCCGGCCGGCGGGCCCACCGTCGTCACCGCCGAACTGCCGTGGCGCGACCGCGACCGCGACCGCCCGGCTGCGTCGTAA